The Streptomyces sp. NBC_01353 genome contains a region encoding:
- a CDS encoding ABC transporter permease: MFFTYLRRELRRRRKAALVVASGLALGIALVIVVNSVASGMKQAQTQVLESLYGLGTDLTVTKAREQPTEGGQAQRPRFEFDAGEDGEEQSSDRLMVQGFQTLPASTVATVAKQNGVAGAVGGLSLTNLKIDGQFSRGEVRQDTRQAQPGGPGGGSGSGGGGAVEGGGAAFDVNSFTLYGTDVTAPDLGPLTTSTISKGRTFKTSETDAKVVVIDSAYAKQEGLDVGKTLTVKAVKFEIVGIATADSGQSAAQVYLPLKQAQTLSDSKDKITTVYVKATDSTKIDAVKSAIQKNVSGTTVTTSADLAETVSGSLDTAANLATNVGKWLSYAVLVAAVLVAGLLTSSAVSRRVREFGTLKALGWKSGRVTRQVMGEALVNGIIGGALGIAVGLGGAYLVTAISPTLTAELGAGALNSGGPGGGRMMGGPGMTAAREGAVGNTLDIALTAPVSVTTVGLAVVLALGGGLVAGGFGAWRASRLRPADALRRVE, from the coding sequence ATGTTCTTCACCTACCTCCGGCGCGAGCTGCGCCGTCGCAGAAAGGCGGCGCTCGTCGTCGCCTCCGGGCTCGCGCTCGGGATCGCGCTCGTCATCGTCGTCAACTCCGTGGCCTCCGGGATGAAGCAGGCGCAGACCCAGGTCCTCGAATCCCTCTACGGCCTCGGCACCGACCTGACCGTCACCAAGGCCCGTGAGCAGCCCACGGAGGGCGGGCAGGCGCAGCGGCCGCGGTTCGAGTTCGACGCCGGGGAGGACGGCGAGGAGCAGAGCAGCGACCGGCTGATGGTCCAGGGGTTCCAGACCCTCCCCGCCTCCACCGTCGCCACCGTCGCGAAGCAGAACGGCGTCGCCGGCGCCGTCGGCGGTCTCAGCCTCACCAACCTGAAGATCGACGGCCAGTTCAGCCGCGGCGAGGTCAGGCAGGACACCCGGCAGGCCCAGCCCGGCGGTCCGGGCGGCGGCAGCGGCAGCGGTGGTGGAGGCGCCGTCGAGGGCGGTGGCGCCGCCTTCGACGTCAACTCCTTCACCCTCTACGGCACCGACGTCACCGCCCCCGACCTCGGCCCGCTCACGACCTCCACCATCTCCAAGGGCCGTACCTTCAAGACCTCCGAGACCGATGCCAAGGTCGTCGTCATCGACAGCGCCTACGCCAAGCAGGAGGGCCTCGACGTCGGCAAGACCCTCACGGTCAAGGCGGTGAAGTTCGAGATCGTCGGCATCGCCACCGCCGACAGCGGACAGTCCGCCGCCCAGGTCTATCTGCCGCTGAAGCAGGCGCAGACCCTGTCGGACTCCAAAGACAAGATCACCACCGTCTATGTGAAGGCGACCGACTCGACGAAGATCGATGCCGTCAAGTCCGCCATCCAGAAGAACGTCTCCGGCACCACGGTCACCACCTCCGCCGATCTCGCCGAGACCGTCTCCGGCTCCCTCGACACCGCCGCCAACCTCGCCACCAACGTGGGCAAGTGGCTCTCGTACGCCGTCCTCGTCGCCGCCGTCCTCGTGGCCGGTCTGCTCACCTCCTCCGCCGTCAGCCGCCGGGTGCGCGAGTTCGGCACGCTCAAGGCGCTCGGCTGGAAGAGTGGCCGGGTCACCCGTCAGGTCATGGGCGAGGCGCTCGTCAACGGCATCATCGGCGGCGCGCTCGGCATCGCCGTGGGCCTCGGCGGTGCCTACCTCGTGACCGCCATCAGCCCCACCCTCACCGCCGAACTCGGCGCCGGCGCACTGAACAGCGGCGGCCCCGGCGGCGGTCGCATGATGGGCGGCCCCGGCATGACCGCGGCCCGCGAAGGCGCCGTCGGCAACACCCTCGACATCGCCCTCACCGCCCCCGTCAGCGTCACCACCGTCGGTCTCGCCGTGGTCCTGGCTCTCGGCGGCGGGCTCGTCGCCGGCGGCTTCGGCGCCTGGCGCGCCTCGCGACTGCGCCCGGCGGACGCCCTGCGCCGCGTCGAGTAG
- a CDS encoding ROK family transcriptional regulator: MKKTPGTGDVHPAEPKADKASVRRHNLSLVLRTVHEAGETTRAAVAARVGLTRAAVSSLVEHLLDQGFLVESGKTFSGQAGRPGTVLKAADTGPAGLGVEINVDYVSVCVVDLAGTDRLRITEPLDNRAAGATEVLGRAARIAARVLARAAERELHPAGVRLALPGLVSSGTVHQAPNLGWNRVDADRIFAAALTALCPGRPELRVASDNEANVAALAELWFGALGDARSFVHLTGEIGVGGAIVVNGELLRGAHGFAGEIGHMAVDAEGPLCRCGSRGCLEQYAGQSALLRASGLAEEGETGASGVEELARRAEAGEPRAVAAVEEAGRMLGLALSGAVNLLDPEVVVLGGIYPRLMPRLGPAVDAELARRVVSGLWTPTAGRLRPASTSTDAARGAAAVVIREVLADPLAYGR; encoded by the coding sequence ATGAAGAAGACTCCGGGGACCGGGGACGTGCACCCGGCGGAACCCAAGGCCGACAAGGCGAGCGTGCGACGGCACAACCTCAGCCTCGTCCTGCGGACCGTGCACGAGGCGGGCGAGACGACCCGCGCGGCGGTCGCCGCGCGCGTGGGGCTGACCCGCGCCGCCGTCTCCTCGCTGGTCGAACACCTCCTCGACCAGGGGTTCCTGGTGGAGTCGGGCAAGACGTTCAGCGGGCAGGCGGGGCGGCCGGGCACCGTACTGAAGGCGGCCGACACCGGCCCGGCCGGGCTCGGTGTAGAGATCAACGTCGACTACGTGTCCGTGTGCGTCGTCGACCTGGCGGGCACCGACCGGCTCCGGATCACCGAGCCCCTCGACAACCGCGCGGCCGGCGCAACCGAGGTCCTGGGGCGCGCAGCCCGGATCGCGGCGCGGGTCCTCGCGCGGGCGGCGGAACGGGAACTCCACCCGGCGGGCGTACGGCTGGCCCTGCCCGGCCTCGTCTCGTCCGGGACCGTCCACCAGGCCCCGAACCTCGGCTGGAACCGCGTCGACGCCGACCGGATCTTCGCCGCCGCCCTCACCGCCCTGTGCCCCGGGCGCCCGGAACTGCGGGTCGCCTCGGACAACGAGGCGAACGTCGCGGCGCTCGCGGAGCTGTGGTTCGGCGCGCTGGGCGACGCACGGAGCTTCGTTCACCTCACCGGCGAGATCGGTGTCGGCGGCGCGATCGTCGTCAACGGCGAGCTGCTCCGCGGCGCGCACGGGTTCGCCGGCGAGATCGGCCACATGGCCGTCGACGCGGAGGGGCCGCTGTGCCGCTGCGGTTCGCGCGGCTGCCTGGAGCAGTACGCCGGCCAGTCGGCGCTCCTGCGGGCCTCGGGGCTCGCGGAGGAGGGGGAGACCGGCGCCTCGGGCGTCGAGGAGTTGGCGCGCCGCGCGGAGGCGGGCGAGCCGCGCGCGGTGGCCGCCGTCGAGGAGGCCGGCCGGATGCTCGGACTCGCGCTCTCCGGCGCGGTGAACCTGCTCGACCCCGAGGTCGTCGTCCTCGGCGGGATCTACCCCCGCCTGATGCCCCGGCTCGGCCCCGCCGTCGACGCCGAACTCGCCCGCCGCGTCGTCTCCGGCCTCTGGACACCCACCGCCGGCCGCCTCCGCCCGGCCTCCACCTCGACGGACGCGGCGCGCGGCGCGGCCGCCGTGGTCATCCGCGAAGTCCTGGCGGACCCCTTGGCATACGGCCGCTGA
- a CDS encoding helix-turn-helix domain-containing protein: MPLPRDYSGQTCALARSMEIIGERWTLLIVRDAFFGVRRFGEFAAHLRLPRAVLTDRLTTLTEAGVLQRLPDTGRREVYGLTPKGVALWPAVRSLTSWGDEFYAPDGGPRRVFRHADDDAPLAGDGRCTGCGAPVEARDTLVTPGPGLAAAAEDDDPVTAALARPHRLLSPLLTPSSTQRPKRGSHS, translated from the coding sequence ATGCCACTTCCGCGCGACTACAGCGGTCAGACCTGTGCGCTCGCCCGTTCGATGGAGATCATCGGCGAGCGCTGGACCCTGCTGATCGTGCGCGACGCCTTCTTCGGGGTCCGCCGCTTCGGGGAGTTCGCCGCCCATCTGCGCCTCCCCCGGGCGGTCCTCACCGACCGGCTCACCACCCTGACCGAGGCGGGTGTCCTGCAGCGCCTCCCGGACACCGGGCGCCGCGAGGTCTACGGCCTGACCCCCAAGGGCGTGGCGCTCTGGCCCGCCGTCCGCTCGCTCACCTCTTGGGGCGACGAGTTCTACGCACCGGACGGCGGCCCGCGCCGCGTCTTCCGCCACGCCGACGACGACGCCCCCCTCGCCGGGGACGGCCGCTGTACGGGCTGCGGAGCGCCGGTCGAGGCCCGCGACACCCTTGTGACCCCCGGCCCCGGGCTCGCTGCCGCGGCCGAGGACGACGATCCGGTGACGGCGGCCCTCGCCCGCCCGCACCGCCTGCTCAGCCCGCTGCTCACCCCGTCCTCCACCCAACGCCCCAAGAGAGGTTCGCACTCATGA
- a CDS encoding ketopantoate reductase family protein — protein sequence MKILVVGAGATGGYFGALLARSGQDVTFLVRPRRAAVLRERGLRITGRDQDWSVEPRLLTADELTTPYDLVLLSVKSTALEQAIEDIAPAVGPETAIVPLLNGLAHIDTLNARFGTAPVLGGVAKVVTTLSDEGDIVRLAPIAHLTIGEQDGSPSPRVEKIRAVLSEAGIDALVPEDVMASMWHKWVFITTFGAVTSLMRGTVGEVNAVPGGAELGPAVLAEAAAVSAAAGHPVPESERAATLGFVTASGSPMVPSLYRDLVAGRPTEVEHLFGDLVARARALSVPTPLLDLATLHLRVHQERVAAAL from the coding sequence ATGAAGATCCTGGTCGTCGGCGCCGGAGCCACCGGAGGCTACTTCGGAGCCCTGCTGGCCCGCTCCGGACAGGACGTCACCTTCCTCGTCCGTCCGCGCCGCGCCGCCGTGCTCCGCGAGCGCGGGCTGCGCATCACCGGCCGGGACCAGGACTGGTCCGTGGAGCCCCGGCTCCTCACGGCCGACGAGCTGACCACCCCGTACGACCTCGTCCTCCTCTCGGTGAAGTCCACAGCCCTGGAGCAGGCGATCGAGGACATCGCCCCGGCCGTGGGCCCCGAGACGGCGATCGTGCCGCTGCTCAACGGGCTCGCCCACATCGACACCCTGAACGCCCGCTTCGGCACCGCACCGGTCCTCGGCGGTGTGGCCAAGGTGGTCACCACCCTCAGCGACGAAGGCGACATCGTCCGCCTCGCGCCGATCGCCCATCTGACGATCGGTGAGCAGGACGGGTCACCCTCGCCGCGCGTGGAGAAGATCCGGGCGGTACTGAGCGAGGCGGGCATCGACGCCCTGGTGCCCGAGGACGTGATGGCCTCCATGTGGCACAAGTGGGTCTTCATCACCACCTTCGGCGCGGTGACGAGTCTGATGCGAGGAACCGTCGGTGAGGTCAACGCTGTCCCGGGCGGCGCCGAACTGGGCCCGGCGGTCCTCGCGGAGGCGGCTGCCGTGTCGGCCGCGGCTGGCCATCCCGTACCGGAGTCCGAACGGGCCGCGACGCTGGGCTTCGTGACCGCGAGCGGGTCCCCGATGGTGCCCTCCCTCTACCGCGATCTGGTGGCCGGGCGCCCCACGGAGGTCGAGCACCTCTTCGGCGATCTGGTGGCCCGCGCACGGGCCCTGTCGGTTCCCACCCCCCTCCTCGACCTGGCGACGCTGCACCTGCGCGTCCACCAGGAACGGGTCGCGGCCGCCCTCTGA
- a CDS encoding sugar ABC transporter permease, translating to MKRDRGRDDASAQEPAREAMPAVDTRLLVREEGLRGYLGEFKRKLRSGELGSLPVVVAVIIIWTVFGSLDSAFLSAQNLSDLSQQIVGTGMIAVGIVFVLLLGEIDLSVGSVSGLCAAIFAVLNVLNGMNEWLALVVAIAGGAAVGLIQGFFFAKVGVPAFVVTLAGNLAWNGLMLQVLGTSGTVNIPSDSIVSELYSTIFHSPAAAYVTAAVGVGLFLAASLLDARRRQAARVPFRPIAEIVLRTVVIAAIAFVSAYILNQYQGLPLALLIFLILLVIVDFVLRRTSYGRQIFAVGGNIEGARRAGIGVPFIRMTVFSISGTMAAVGGLFLAGQIQSASQTSGGGNLLMNVIAAAVIGGTSLFGGRGSVWSALLGALVIGSIQSGMNIMGVSNAVQFMITGAVLLAAVVVDSLSRRSQKAAGRA from the coding sequence ATGAAGCGGGACCGAGGCCGCGACGACGCCTCCGCCCAGGAACCGGCGCGCGAGGCGATGCCCGCCGTCGACACCCGGCTGCTCGTCCGGGAGGAAGGGCTCCGCGGGTATCTGGGGGAGTTCAAGCGCAAGCTGCGCAGCGGCGAGTTGGGGTCCCTGCCCGTCGTCGTCGCCGTCATCATCATCTGGACGGTGTTCGGCAGCCTCGACAGCGCCTTCCTCTCGGCCCAGAACCTCTCCGACCTCAGCCAGCAGATCGTCGGCACCGGCATGATCGCCGTCGGGATCGTCTTCGTCCTGCTCCTGGGCGAGATCGACCTCTCCGTCGGCTCCGTGAGCGGACTGTGCGCGGCCATCTTCGCCGTGCTCAACGTCCTGAACGGCATGAACGAGTGGCTGGCTCTCGTCGTCGCCATCGCGGGCGGAGCGGCCGTCGGGCTCATACAGGGCTTCTTCTTCGCCAAGGTCGGCGTGCCGGCGTTCGTCGTCACCCTCGCGGGCAACCTTGCCTGGAACGGCCTGATGCTCCAGGTGCTCGGCACCAGCGGCACGGTCAACATCCCCAGCGACAGCATCGTCTCCGAGCTCTACTCGACCATCTTCCACAGCCCCGCCGCCGCCTATGTGACCGCGGCCGTCGGCGTCGGACTCTTCCTCGCGGCCTCGCTCCTCGACGCCAGGCGCCGCCAGGCCGCCCGAGTACCGTTCCGCCCGATCGCCGAGATCGTGCTGCGTACGGTCGTCATCGCCGCGATCGCGTTCGTCTCGGCCTACATCCTCAACCAGTACCAGGGCCTGCCGCTCGCGCTCCTGATCTTCCTGATTCTGCTGGTGATCGTGGACTTCGTGCTGCGCCGCACGTCGTACGGGCGGCAGATCTTCGCCGTCGGCGGCAACATCGAGGGCGCGCGCCGCGCCGGTATCGGCGTGCCGTTCATCCGCATGACCGTCTTCTCGATCTCGGGCACCATGGCCGCGGTCGGCGGCCTCTTCCTGGCCGGACAGATCCAGTCCGCGAGCCAGACCTCCGGCGGTGGCAACCTCCTGATGAACGTCATCGCGGCAGCCGTCATCGGCGGCACGAGTCTGTTCGGCGGACGCGGATCGGTCTGGTCCGCCCTGCTCGGCGCCCTGGTGATCGGATCCATCCAGTCCGGGATGAACATCATGGGCGTCAGCAACGCCGTCCAGTTCATGATCACCGGAGCGGTCCTGCTCGCCGCCGTGGTCGTCGACTCCCTGTCCCGCAGGAGCCAGAAGGCCGCGGGCCGCGCCTGA
- a CDS encoding ATP-binding cassette domain-containing protein, with amino-acid sequence MPEGPVLTLRGISKRFGAVQALSGFDLEVHSGEVVALVGDNGAGKSTAVKAIAGVNPPDEGVIEWQGRKVTINRPHDAQNLGIATVYQDLALCDNLDVVGNLFLGRELKRFGVLDEVGMERRSRELLNTLSIRIPSVRIPVASLSGGQRQTVAIARSLIGEPQVVILDEPTAALGVEQTAEVLDLVERLRDHGLGTILISHNMVDVMAVADRIAVLRLGRNNGFFDKRSTTTEEIISAITGASDSAVTRRQARKREEER; translated from the coding sequence TTGCCGGAAGGACCTGTGCTCACACTGCGGGGGATATCCAAGCGGTTCGGCGCCGTCCAGGCGCTGTCGGGATTCGACCTGGAGGTCCACTCCGGCGAGGTCGTCGCGCTCGTCGGTGACAACGGCGCCGGGAAGTCCACCGCGGTCAAGGCGATCGCCGGGGTGAACCCGCCCGACGAGGGCGTCATCGAATGGCAGGGCCGGAAAGTCACCATCAACCGGCCCCACGACGCCCAGAACCTCGGCATCGCCACCGTCTACCAGGACCTCGCGCTCTGCGACAACCTCGACGTCGTCGGCAATCTCTTCCTCGGCCGCGAGCTGAAGCGCTTCGGCGTGCTCGACGAGGTCGGGATGGAACGGCGTTCGCGCGAGCTGCTCAACACGCTGTCCATCCGTATCCCGAGCGTCCGTATCCCCGTCGCCTCCCTCTCCGGCGGCCAGCGCCAGACCGTCGCGATCGCCCGGTCCCTGATCGGCGAACCGCAGGTCGTCATCCTGGACGAGCCCACCGCCGCCCTCGGTGTGGAGCAGACCGCCGAAGTCCTCGACCTGGTCGAACGACTCCGGGACCACGGTCTCGGAACCATCCTGATCAGCCACAACATGGTGGACGTGATGGCGGTCGCCGACCGCATCGCCGTCCTGCGCCTCGGCCGCAACAACGGGTTCTTCGACAAGCGCTCCACCACCACCGAGGAGATCATCTCCGCCATCACCGGCGCCTCCGACAGCGCCGTCACCCGCCGCCAGGCCCGTAAGCGGGAGGAGGAGCGATGA
- a CDS encoding substrate-binding domain-containing protein, which produces MSRTLRGAIALVGAAALSLGAVATSGAAQPGEAKQDVKIGLLLPESKTTRYEKFDRPYIEQKIKELAPDAQIDYYNAAESATTQQQQVNTALAKGDQVLILDAVDSKSIQSSVQKAHDAGVKVVAYDRLAQGPVDAYVSYDNRKVGELQGQALLDALGDKAETGQIVMHNGSPTDPNAAEFKAGAHSVLDGKVKIGKEYDTPNWDPNNANQQMSGAISALGKDNIVGVYSANDGLAAGIATSLKSAGINVPLTGQDAQLDAIQRILLGTQTITVEKPYKPEADIAATMAVDLAEGKELPDSLTPTTVTSGSGQKVPANLLTPIVVDKNNINDTVVKDGLYTVDEICTPTYAAACKEAGLQ; this is translated from the coding sequence ATGTCCCGCACATTGCGCGGCGCGATAGCCCTGGTCGGGGCCGCCGCCCTCTCGCTCGGCGCTGTGGCGACCAGCGGCGCGGCTCAGCCGGGCGAGGCGAAACAGGACGTCAAGATCGGTCTGCTGCTACCCGAGAGCAAGACCACGCGGTACGAGAAGTTCGACCGGCCGTACATCGAGCAGAAGATCAAGGAACTGGCGCCCGACGCGCAGATCGACTACTACAACGCGGCCGAGAGCGCGACCACCCAGCAGCAGCAGGTCAACACCGCGCTCGCCAAGGGTGACCAGGTGCTGATCCTGGACGCCGTGGACTCCAAGTCGATCCAGTCCTCGGTGCAGAAGGCCCATGACGCGGGCGTCAAGGTCGTCGCGTACGACCGTCTCGCGCAGGGCCCCGTCGACGCCTACGTCTCGTACGACAACCGCAAGGTCGGCGAGCTGCAGGGGCAGGCGCTGCTCGACGCGCTCGGTGACAAGGCCGAGACCGGTCAGATCGTGATGCACAACGGCTCGCCCACGGACCCCAACGCTGCGGAGTTCAAGGCCGGCGCGCACTCGGTCCTCGACGGCAAGGTCAAGATCGGCAAGGAGTACGACACCCCGAACTGGGACCCCAACAACGCCAACCAGCAGATGTCGGGCGCGATCAGCGCACTGGGCAAGGACAACATCGTCGGCGTGTACTCGGCCAACGACGGCCTGGCAGCCGGCATCGCCACCTCGCTCAAGTCGGCCGGCATCAATGTGCCGTTGACGGGCCAGGACGCCCAACTCGACGCCATCCAGCGGATTCTCCTCGGCACCCAGACCATCACGGTCGAGAAGCCGTACAAGCCGGAGGCCGACATCGCCGCCACCATGGCCGTCGATCTCGCCGAGGGCAAGGAGCTTCCCGACTCCCTGACGCCCACGACCGTCACCAGCGGGAGCGGCCAGAAGGTCCCGGCCAACCTGCTGACCCCGATCGTGGTCGACAAGAACAACATCAATGACACGGTCGTCAAGGACGGTCTGTACACGGTCGACGAGATCTGCACTCCGACCTACGCCGCAGCCTGCAAGGAGGCCGGACTCCAGTAG
- a CDS encoding MarR family transcriptional regulator, translating into MSTTTPETPTKLQLLELLAAIGSAQWRDFAAAAAHHGLTSMQGKVLAQLDSPKPMRALATLLVCDASNVTGIVDRLEARGLVRREPDATDRRVKNVVVTDEGREVILRVREEMQATHGALDTLGAEDSATLYALLERLRPGMEKRA; encoded by the coding sequence GTGAGCACGACGACCCCTGAGACCCCCACCAAGCTCCAGCTCCTTGAGCTCCTCGCCGCCATCGGGTCGGCCCAGTGGCGTGACTTCGCCGCCGCCGCGGCCCACCACGGCCTGACCTCGATGCAGGGCAAGGTCCTCGCCCAGCTCGACAGCCCGAAGCCGATGCGCGCGCTCGCGACCCTGCTGGTGTGCGACGCGTCGAACGTCACCGGGATCGTGGACCGCCTGGAAGCTCGCGGCCTGGTGCGCCGCGAGCCCGACGCCACCGACCGTCGCGTCAAGAACGTCGTGGTGACGGATGAGGGCAGGGAGGTCATCCTGCGCGTCCGTGAGGAGATGCAGGCGACCCACGGCGCGCTCGACACCCTCGGTGCCGAGGACAGCGCGACCCTGTACGCCCTGCTGGAGCGCCTGCGTCCGGGCATGGAGAAGCGCGCCTGA
- a CDS encoding MFS transporter → MSPSTPPPTAGPRRETVVIFALSLAAMVVSMMQTLPVPILGLIRDDLGTSTANVSWVTTATLLSAAVFTPLLGRFGDQHGKKPTLVAVLGVMVVGSVIAALATSLPLLVLGRVLQGAATAIFPLALSVLREEVRPQKLPGAMALVSGTLAFGSGLALVATGLLTSGSDADYRSAFWMATGFAALALLAVVFLVPATRHKTGGRTDFLGALTLGLTLLLLLLPISQGQEWGWTSGRTLGSFAGAAVMTAVWVLTELKVREPLVDMRMFVHRPVLMANLAGVLVGFGMFANFLGVSYLVQMPEALTGYGFGASILRASVQFLLPGAIVSLLASPIGGRLVRHRGPRTALILAAGLGAVGFGWLALDHVHTVSVIGAGIVVGAAVSFGYAAMPAVIMASVPPHQSGIANGINSISRSTGSAIGSAVVTTILASQTIEHLPAGAPALPAESGFTLTFWIGAAAFALVAVIGRVGLRARQEPRTAAVGLPATEKTAAAAATA, encoded by the coding sequence ATGAGCCCCTCCACTCCCCCGCCCACCGCCGGGCCCCGGCGCGAGACGGTCGTCATCTTCGCGCTCAGCCTCGCGGCCATGGTCGTGTCGATGATGCAGACCCTGCCGGTCCCGATCCTCGGTCTCATCCGCGACGATCTCGGTACCTCGACCGCCAACGTGAGCTGGGTGACCACCGCCACACTGCTCTCCGCCGCCGTCTTCACCCCGCTGCTCGGCCGCTTCGGCGACCAGCACGGCAAGAAGCCCACGCTGGTGGCCGTCCTCGGCGTCATGGTGGTCGGCTCCGTCATCGCCGCCCTGGCGACCTCGCTCCCGCTGCTTGTCCTGGGCCGTGTGCTTCAGGGCGCCGCCACCGCGATCTTCCCGCTCGCACTGTCCGTCCTGCGTGAAGAGGTCCGCCCGCAGAAGCTGCCCGGCGCGATGGCGCTCGTCAGCGGCACCCTCGCCTTCGGCAGCGGCCTCGCGCTCGTCGCCACCGGCCTGCTCACCTCCGGCTCCGACGCCGACTACCGCAGCGCCTTCTGGATGGCGACCGGCTTCGCCGCCCTCGCCCTGCTCGCCGTGGTCTTCCTCGTCCCCGCGACCCGCCACAAGACCGGCGGGCGCACCGACTTCCTCGGCGCGCTGACCCTCGGCCTCACCCTGCTGCTGCTTCTGCTGCCCATCTCCCAGGGCCAGGAGTGGGGCTGGACCTCCGGCCGCACGCTCGGCAGCTTCGCCGGCGCCGCCGTCATGACCGCCGTCTGGGTCCTCACCGAGCTCAAGGTCCGCGAACCCCTGGTGGACATGCGGATGTTCGTCCACCGCCCGGTGCTCATGGCCAACCTGGCCGGCGTCCTCGTCGGATTCGGCATGTTCGCGAACTTCCTGGGCGTCTCCTACCTCGTCCAGATGCCCGAGGCGCTGACCGGTTACGGCTTCGGCGCGTCCATCCTGCGCGCCTCCGTACAGTTCCTGCTGCCCGGCGCGATCGTCTCCCTGCTCGCCTCGCCGATAGGCGGCCGACTGGTCCGCCACCGCGGGCCGCGCACGGCGCTGATCCTGGCCGCCGGCCTCGGCGCCGTGGGATTCGGCTGGCTCGCCCTCGACCACGTCCACACCGTCTCGGTGATCGGCGCGGGCATCGTGGTCGGTGCGGCCGTCAGCTTCGGCTACGCGGCGATGCCCGCCGTCATCATGGCGAGCGTCCCGCCCCACCAGAGCGGCATCGCCAACGGCATCAACTCCATCTCCCGCTCCACCGGCAGCGCGATCGGCAGTGCCGTGGTCACCACGATCCTGGCCTCGCAGACCATCGAGCACCTCCCGGCAGGCGCTCCGGCCCTGCCCGCCGAGTCCGGCTTCACCCTCACGTTCTGGATCGGGGCGGCGGCCTTCGCCCTCGTCGCGGTCATCGGCCGGGTGGGACTGCGCGCCCGGCAGGAGCCCCGCACCGCGGCGGTGGGCCTGCCCGCCACCGAGAAGACGGCCGCGGCGGCGGCCACGGCCTGA